One genomic segment of Corynebacterium durum includes these proteins:
- the tsaD gene encoding tRNA (adenosine(37)-N6)-threonylcarbamoyltransferase complex transferase subunit TsaD: protein MPSKVVLGVESSCDETGVGIVRVTYGDGEEPRLEILADQVASSMEQHARFGGVVPEIASRAHLESMGPVMRAALAESGVDKPDVVAATVGPGLAGALLVGASAAKAYAAAWDVPFYGVNHLGGHVAVANLEGEPLPHAVALLVSGGHTQLLEVDGVGAPMKELGSTLDDAAGEAYDKVARLLRLGYPGGPLVDRLAQRGDRKAINFPRGLMRRDDSRHDFSFSGLKTAVARYVEAAERAGEVISVEDVCASFQEAVCDVLTFKAVRACQDVGAKVLLIGGGVAANSRLRQLAEDRCRSAGIELRVPSFRLCTDNGVMVAALAAQRVAAGAEPSSLGVGTDSSLEVEVPQL from the coding sequence ATGCCAAGTAAGGTCGTTCTGGGCGTGGAAAGCTCGTGTGATGAAACAGGCGTGGGCATTGTCCGCGTCACCTATGGCGATGGCGAAGAACCCCGGTTGGAGATTTTGGCTGATCAGGTGGCTAGTTCGATGGAGCAGCACGCCCGTTTCGGCGGGGTTGTCCCAGAGATCGCGTCACGAGCGCACCTTGAGTCGATGGGGCCGGTGATGCGGGCGGCGCTTGCGGAATCGGGCGTCGATAAGCCGGATGTTGTGGCAGCGACAGTTGGACCTGGTTTGGCGGGTGCGTTGCTGGTAGGGGCCAGCGCGGCGAAGGCGTATGCGGCGGCGTGGGACGTGCCGTTTTATGGCGTGAATCACTTGGGTGGGCATGTTGCTGTGGCGAACCTGGAAGGTGAGCCCCTGCCGCACGCTGTGGCACTGTTGGTGTCGGGTGGGCACACACAGCTGCTTGAGGTGGACGGGGTGGGTGCACCGATGAAGGAACTGGGGTCCACACTTGACGACGCCGCGGGCGAAGCCTACGACAAAGTGGCACGTCTGCTGCGGTTGGGGTACCCCGGTGGTCCACTTGTGGATCGGTTGGCGCAGCGTGGCGATAGAAAAGCGATTAATTTTCCTCGCGGCCTGATGCGCCGCGATGATTCCCGACACGACTTTTCCTTCTCTGGTCTGAAAACCGCTGTGGCCAGGTATGTTGAGGCTGCCGAGCGCGCTGGCGAGGTGATTTCCGTGGAGGACGTGTGCGCGTCCTTCCAGGAAGCCGTGTGCGACGTTCTGACGTTCAAGGCGGTGCGGGCCTGTCAGGATGTAGGGGCGAAAGTGCTGCTGATCGGCGGGGGAGTGGCGGCGAATTCTAGGCTTCGTCAGCTGGCGGAGGATCGTTGTCGCAGCGCAGGGATTGAGCTGCGCGTGCCCTCATTCCGGTTGTGCACCGACAACGGCGTGATGGTCGCCGCGTTGGCGGCTCAGCGCGTGGCCGCAGGGGCGGAACCCAGCAGCCTGGGCGTGGGGA
- the tsaE gene encoding tRNA (adenosine(37)-N6)-threonylcarbamoyltransferase complex ATPase subunit type 1 TsaE — MKADFPTRGERRFETAADTQAFGSQLGCALEAGDVVILDGPLGAGKTTFTQGLARGLNVKGRVTSPTFVIAREHRSVVGGPALIHVDAYRLLGEDPSAVDADPLGALDSLDLDTELDDAVVVAEWGGGLVEQLSSSYLKVTFDRETAVRENTESEARIISWEWVEG, encoded by the coding sequence ATGAAAGCTGATTTTCCGACTCGTGGTGAGCGGCGGTTTGAAACGGCCGCTGACACCCAGGCTTTCGGTTCGCAACTGGGCTGTGCCCTGGAAGCAGGCGACGTGGTGATTCTGGACGGGCCGCTCGGCGCGGGCAAAACGACATTCACGCAAGGTCTCGCGCGGGGGCTGAACGTCAAAGGCCGGGTTACGTCCCCAACATTTGTGATCGCGCGCGAACACCGTTCCGTGGTGGGTGGTCCTGCGCTGATTCATGTGGATGCCTACCGGCTTTTGGGGGAAGACCCTTCCGCTGTGGATGCTGATCCATTGGGGGCGCTGGATTCCCTGGATTTGGACACCGAGCTGGATGATGCTGTTGTTGTCGCCGAGTGGGGCGGAGGGCTTGTTGAACAATTATCGTCCTCCTATCTGAAAGTGACGTTTGATAGGGAAACCGCCGTGCGCGAGAACACCGAATCGGAGGCGCGCATTATTTCCTGGGAGTGGGTTGAGGGGTAG
- the rimI gene encoding ribosomal protein S18-alanine N-acetyltransferase, whose product MELRRLENCHAVRCAELEEVLFSGEDPWSERAFYSEFAYPSNLYIGAFDDEDRLIGYAGLAMVGPRNDPEFEIHTIGVDPAHQGEGIGRAMMEQLMAVADRHNGPVFLEVRTDNTPAIFLYESLGFVVTGTRKNYYQPSGADAFTMHRPSQGK is encoded by the coding sequence ATGGAGCTTCGTCGCCTGGAGAATTGTCACGCGGTGCGCTGCGCCGAGCTGGAGGAAGTGCTGTTCTCCGGTGAGGATCCGTGGTCTGAGCGAGCGTTTTATAGTGAGTTTGCGTATCCGTCGAACTTGTATATCGGCGCGTTTGACGACGAGGACCGCCTCATTGGTTACGCGGGCTTGGCGATGGTTGGCCCTCGGAATGACCCCGAGTTTGAAATTCACACCATCGGCGTGGATCCCGCGCACCAGGGCGAGGGCATTGGCCGCGCGATGATGGAGCAGTTGATGGCGGTGGCGGACCGGCATAACGGTCCGGTGTTTTTGGAGGTACGCACCGATAACACCCCCGCTATCTTCCTGTATGAGTCGCTTGGTTTCGTGGTGACGGGCACACGCAAGAATTACTACCAACCATCGGGTGCAGATGCGTTTACTATGCATAGGCCGTCGCAGGGGAAGTGA
- a CDS encoding MarR family winged helix-turn-helix transcriptional regulator has protein sequence MSDDVDQILEQWRNARPDIDPSPMELTGRLQRAAVFTREQLTSNFTAAGLEPGQFDVLATIYRAAGKAGALTAGELARWVMVSAGALTNRVDNLVAAGLVTRRHDTANRRRVLIALTDQGRHSVETALETHLENCRAVAERLDVEEVQQLNRLLAKMLPADPD, from the coding sequence GTGAGCGACGACGTGGACCAGATCCTTGAACAGTGGCGAAATGCCCGCCCCGACATTGACCCGTCCCCCATGGAGCTCACAGGACGATTGCAACGCGCTGCCGTTTTTACCCGCGAGCAGCTGACCAGTAATTTCACCGCCGCCGGTCTTGAACCCGGACAATTTGACGTTCTTGCGACGATCTACCGCGCTGCGGGGAAGGCTGGCGCGCTCACCGCCGGCGAACTCGCGCGCTGGGTCATGGTCAGTGCGGGGGCACTCACCAACCGTGTGGATAACCTCGTCGCTGCGGGCCTGGTTACTCGCCGTCACGACACCGCTAATCGACGCCGCGTCCTCATCGCCCTCACCGATCAGGGGCGTCACAGCGTGGAAACCGCCCTCGAAACCCACCTTGAGAACTGCCGGGCTGTCGCAGAGCGCCTTGATGTGGAGGAAGTTCAGCAGCTCAACCGCCTTCTAGCAAAAATGCTGCCCGCAGACCCCGACTAG
- a CDS encoding EamA family transporter — translation MTANVIATRTALTPIVWGTTYAVTTTWLPAGHPVTAGLLRALPAGLILLLITRTLPTGSWWWRSAVLGILNIGLFFTLLFMAAQQLPGGVAAILTSTSPLVAMAISPFLLGIKPTRGHIIAAILALLGVSAITLTPGARLTVVGVIAGLGSAISMGFGMVLAKRWGQPTGRNPLDTTAWQLIAGGAALIPFAIAEGPLTDVDLPAIGGYAYLCIFGAALAYPNWFAGLKRLDATAVLLLGALSPVTALLLDAVTHTAPTPLQLCGIIMVLAAIVIAQKSPMRASADAS, via the coding sequence ATGACCGCAAATGTCATTGCCACCAGAACCGCCCTCACCCCCATTGTCTGGGGTACCACATACGCAGTAACAACCACCTGGCTTCCGGCGGGGCACCCCGTCACTGCCGGACTGCTGCGAGCCCTACCAGCTGGGCTTATCCTACTTCTGATCACCCGAACCCTTCCCACAGGCTCATGGTGGTGGCGGTCAGCAGTACTCGGAATACTCAATATCGGATTGTTTTTCACGCTGCTATTTATGGCCGCCCAACAACTCCCCGGCGGTGTCGCCGCCATCCTCACAAGCACCTCCCCACTTGTCGCAATGGCCATATCTCCTTTTCTATTAGGAATTAAGCCCACTCGCGGACACATTATCGCCGCCATACTTGCGCTCCTCGGCGTTTCCGCCATCACGCTCACTCCCGGTGCCCGGCTCACTGTCGTTGGCGTGATCGCCGGTCTTGGTTCCGCCATCAGCATGGGCTTCGGCATGGTCCTGGCCAAACGCTGGGGACAACCCACAGGCAGAAACCCTCTAGACACCACCGCGTGGCAACTCATCGCGGGCGGTGCGGCACTCATCCCCTTCGCCATCGCAGAGGGGCCACTCACCGACGTGGACCTGCCCGCAATTGGCGGCTACGCCTACCTGTGCATTTTCGGCGCAGCACTGGCCTACCCCAACTGGTTCGCGGGCCTCAAGCGCCTGGACGCCACCGCTGTCCTGCTGCTCGGGGCCCTCAGCCCCGTGACCGCTTTGCTTCTCGACGCCGTGACCCACACCGCCCCCACTCCCCTACAGCTCTGCGGGATCATTATGGTGCTGGCCGCCATTGTGATTGCCCAGAAAAGCCCGATGCGGGCTTCTGCGGATGCCTCATGA
- the alr gene encoding alanine racemase, with amino-acid sequence MDLLTTTIDLDAIAHNTRVLKKLAGTAQLMCVVKADGYNHGAVETAHVMARNGADQFGVATLVEAQQLLDGGIDKPILAWMWRPEQTLIKGIELGIPSPEHARAAINSGLDLRVTPKIDTGLNRSGIDEADWADTFRLLHDAPNIAVTGLFSHLACADEPGDPSVDEQADVFRRAIAVARDCELDVPTNHLSNSPAALTRPDLNFEMIRPGLACYGLSPIPGVDVGLRPAMTWAARVSVVKKITAGEGVSYGHTWRAPSNGYTAVITVGYADGLPRTAQDALSVTIGGARYSQVGRVCMDQIVVWLGAEASVRAGDEALIFGSGEQGEMTADELAEGLGTINYEVICRPSGRTVRKFKGGDVHES; translated from the coding sequence ATGGACTTGCTCACCACCACCATTGACCTTGACGCCATTGCGCACAACACTCGCGTGCTCAAAAAACTCGCGGGCACGGCGCAGCTCATGTGCGTGGTCAAAGCCGACGGCTACAACCATGGTGCCGTCGAAACCGCGCATGTCATGGCGCGCAATGGTGCGGACCAGTTCGGGGTGGCAACGCTGGTAGAGGCGCAGCAGCTGCTGGACGGGGGTATTGACAAACCCATCCTCGCGTGGATGTGGCGGCCGGAACAAACCCTCATCAAAGGAATCGAACTCGGCATACCCAGCCCCGAGCACGCCCGCGCCGCCATCAACTCGGGGCTGGATCTGCGGGTTACCCCCAAAATAGACACCGGTCTCAACCGCTCCGGCATCGACGAAGCCGACTGGGCCGACACCTTCCGGCTGCTTCACGACGCCCCGAACATTGCCGTCACCGGCCTGTTCTCCCATCTCGCATGTGCCGATGAACCAGGTGATCCCAGCGTAGACGAGCAAGCAGACGTATTCCGACGCGCTATTGCGGTGGCGCGTGACTGTGAATTAGACGTGCCCACCAACCACCTATCCAACTCTCCGGCAGCGCTCACCCGACCAGATCTGAACTTTGAGATGATCCGACCAGGACTCGCCTGCTATGGACTATCTCCCATTCCAGGGGTGGATGTTGGCCTGCGCCCCGCCATGACGTGGGCCGCGCGCGTGTCGGTAGTGAAAAAAATCACAGCAGGAGAGGGGGTGTCCTACGGGCACACCTGGCGCGCACCCTCCAACGGATACACCGCTGTGATTACGGTTGGCTACGCCGACGGCCTGCCCAGGACTGCGCAGGATGCGCTCTCTGTCACCATTGGTGGTGCGCGATACTCGCAGGTAGGGCGCGTCTGCATGGATCAAATCGTCGTGTGGCTAGGTGCTGAGGCCAGCGTGCGTGCCGGGGATGAAGCACTGATTTTTGGCTCCGGTGAGCAGGGCGAAATGACCGCCGACGAGCTTGCCGAAGGGCTTGGCACCATCAACTATGAGGTTATCTGCAGGCCGAGTGGGAGAACGGTGCGGAAGTTTAAGGGAGGGGATGTCCATGAAAGCTGA
- the tsaB gene encoding tRNA (adenosine(37)-N6)-threonylcarbamoyltransferase complex dimerization subunit type 1 TsaB — protein sequence MLILAIDTSTPTLVTGLVRDGVTVAERILPKCREQEERLVPCVQECLAEVDATFQDVTAIVVGCGPGPFTGLRVGMATAAAFGDALGVPVHGVCSLDAIAARIDAPTVLVTTDARRREVYWAWYQDGRRVEGPSVQSPAESFPQAHMVNVPEHLADKLSIEGAQRVDLDPSPASLVAVADLDSSPQPLVPLYLRRPDVKEPKPRPPSSAVPDVEWQ from the coding sequence GTGCTGATCCTTGCAATCGATACGTCCACGCCCACTCTGGTCACGGGGCTTGTCCGCGACGGCGTGACGGTGGCCGAGCGTATTCTTCCGAAGTGCCGTGAGCAGGAGGAACGTCTGGTTCCGTGCGTTCAGGAGTGTTTGGCGGAGGTGGATGCCACGTTCCAGGACGTCACCGCGATTGTGGTGGGCTGCGGTCCAGGGCCGTTCACGGGGTTGCGCGTCGGTATGGCCACGGCCGCCGCGTTCGGTGATGCACTGGGGGTTCCGGTGCACGGTGTGTGTTCGCTGGATGCCATTGCCGCGCGTATCGACGCCCCGACGGTCCTGGTCACCACGGATGCTCGCCGTCGGGAGGTGTATTGGGCGTGGTATCAGGATGGGCGTCGTGTCGAGGGGCCCAGCGTGCAGTCCCCTGCGGAATCGTTTCCGCAAGCCCACATGGTGAATGTACCTGAGCACCTGGCTGACAAACTCTCAATAGAAGGCGCCCAGCGGGTGGATCTGGATCCCTCACCTGCGTCGTTGGTGGCTGTGGCGGATCTGGATAGTTCTCCGCAGCCGTTGGTGCCGTTGTATTTGCGACGCCCCGACGTGAAGGAACCGAAGCCGAGACCACCGAGTTCGGCTGTGCCGGATGTGGAGTGGCAGTGA
- a CDS encoding DUF3995 domain-containing protein, whose amino-acid sequence MKGRSRVVVIAMMLWWGFFGLVSVSWALGSPWLVDTVLQGDGQRLAQERPPWFVAVVLISGLVKLGFVIFGFALLRPDVIRVPRWLRLAFGWVSGVLLIAYGLFGSTQGIVRLLSNQPISRYGWWRLFLWMPHFWVGGILVVAATVAYLRWSRPDAVEAR is encoded by the coding sequence ATGAAAGGCCGGTCGCGAGTAGTTGTCATCGCCATGATGCTGTGGTGGGGGTTCTTTGGTTTGGTGAGCGTGTCGTGGGCACTGGGTTCCCCATGGCTAGTAGATACAGTCCTCCAGGGCGACGGTCAACGGCTTGCCCAAGAGCGACCTCCCTGGTTCGTTGCAGTTGTGCTCATCTCCGGGTTAGTGAAACTAGGCTTCGTCATTTTCGGGTTCGCGCTCCTGCGCCCAGATGTCATCAGGGTACCGCGCTGGCTGCGCCTGGCCTTCGGCTGGGTTTCAGGAGTGTTGCTCATAGCCTATGGACTGTTTGGTTCAACCCAGGGAATCGTGCGGCTTCTGTCGAATCAGCCGATCTCGCGCTACGGCTGGTGGCGACTATTCCTGTGGATGCCCCACTTCTGGGTGGGTGGAATCCTGGTCGTGGCCGCAACAGTCGCATACCTGCGCTGGAGTCGGCC